From the Leptospira biflexa serovar Patoc strain 'Patoc 1 (Paris)' genome, one window contains:
- the leuC gene encoding 3-isopropylmalate dehydratase large subunit, which produces MKTMFEKIWNDHLVHEDDGTCLIYIDRHLVHEVTSPQAFESLKLTNRKVRRPDATFATMDHNVSTRTRDWKSVDPISVLQMQTLMDNCKENGITLFDINHPDNGIVHVVAPELGLTHPGMTIVCGDSHTATHGAFGALAFGIGTSEVEHVLATQTLVQKKPKTLEIRVDGTLSPLVSAKDIVLAIIGKIGTDGATGYVIEFTGEAIRALSMEGRMTICNMAIEAGARAGLISPDDTTINYIKGRDFAPKGDAFDIAAAKWISYATDPGAKFDKTVTLNANEIAPMVSWGTSPGQVIPVTATVPSPNDFTDPVQKKSAESALAYMDLKPGQKLSDVKVNKVFIGSCTNSRIEDLRVVANTVKGKKVSKEVEAIIVPGSGRVKRQAESEGLDKIFIEAGFQWRNPGCSMCLAMNDDVLSPGDRCASTSNRNFEGRQGKGGRTHLVGPAMAAAVAVEGHFVDIREWK; this is translated from the coding sequence ATGAAAACCATGTTTGAGAAGATTTGGAATGACCATTTGGTTCACGAGGATGATGGAACCTGCCTCATTTATATCGACAGACACCTAGTCCACGAAGTCACAAGCCCACAAGCCTTCGAAAGTTTGAAACTCACCAACCGAAAGGTGAGGCGACCCGATGCAACATTTGCTACCATGGACCATAACGTTTCCACAAGAACGAGAGATTGGAAATCTGTGGATCCGATCTCGGTTTTGCAAATGCAAACCTTAATGGACAATTGTAAAGAAAACGGAATTACATTATTTGATATCAATCACCCTGACAATGGAATTGTGCACGTTGTCGCGCCAGAGCTTGGACTCACTCACCCTGGTATGACGATTGTTTGTGGGGATTCTCACACAGCGACACATGGTGCCTTTGGTGCTCTCGCATTTGGAATTGGAACTTCCGAAGTGGAACATGTCTTAGCCACCCAAACCTTAGTCCAAAAGAAACCAAAAACTTTGGAAATCCGTGTGGATGGAACTCTCTCACCTCTGGTTTCTGCAAAAGACATCGTCCTTGCCATCATTGGAAAAATTGGAACTGATGGTGCTACTGGTTATGTGATTGAATTCACTGGGGAAGCCATCCGTGCGCTCAGTATGGAAGGAAGAATGACCATTTGTAATATGGCTATCGAAGCTGGTGCAAGAGCTGGACTCATTTCTCCAGACGATACGACGATCAATTACATCAAAGGTAGAGATTTTGCTCCGAAAGGAGATGCATTTGATATAGCAGCTGCTAAATGGATATCTTATGCAACAGACCCTGGTGCCAAATTTGATAAAACAGTAACACTCAATGCAAATGAAATTGCACCAATGGTTTCTTGGGGAACGTCTCCTGGACAAGTGATCCCAGTGACTGCAACTGTACCAAGTCCAAATGATTTCACAGATCCTGTACAAAAAAAATCTGCAGAATCTGCCTTAGCCTATATGGACTTGAAACCTGGACAAAAACTTTCGGATGTGAAAGTAAACAAAGTATTCATCGGTTCCTGTACCAATTCAAGGATCGAAGACCTTCGTGTTGTGGCAAACACCGTCAAAGGGAAAAAAGTCAGTAAGGAAGTAGAAGCCATCATTGTACCAGGTTCAGGCCGAGTGAAACGCCAAGCGGAGAGTGAAGGACTCGACAAAATTTTTATCGAAGCGGGATTCCAATGGCGAAACCCAGGTTGTTCGATGTGCCTTGCGATGAATGATGACGTGTTATCTCCAGGGGACCGTTGTGCTTCCACTTCCAATCGAAACTTTGAAGGAAGGCAAGGAAAGGGTGGAAGGACCCATTTAGTGGGGCCTGCTATGGCAGCAGCAGTCGCCGTGGAAGGACATTTTGTAGACATTCGGGAGTGGAAATAA
- the leuD gene encoding 3-isopropylmalate dehydratase small subunit, translating to MKAFTKLKGIAALLDKANVDTDQIIPKQFLRKIERSGFGKHLFHDWRFLDDAGQTPNPDFVLNAKRYQGANILVTRDNFGCGSSREHAPWALEDYGFRSILSPSYADIFYNNCFKNGMLPIVLPESQIEEIFQAIDKKPGANLEIDLENQVVITEEGKKYPFEVDAFRKHCLLNGLDDIGLTLQKADFIQKFEEKNQKEVPWLYRKSV from the coding sequence ATGAAAGCATTTACAAAATTAAAAGGGATCGCAGCGCTTCTCGACAAAGCGAACGTAGACACAGACCAAATCATCCCAAAACAATTCCTACGGAAAATCGAAAGGTCTGGTTTTGGAAAACATTTGTTCCATGATTGGAGATTTCTCGACGATGCGGGCCAAACACCAAACCCAGACTTTGTTCTTAACGCCAAAAGATACCAAGGAGCCAATATCCTTGTCACTCGTGATAATTTTGGGTGTGGATCTTCCAGAGAACATGCTCCTTGGGCCTTAGAAGACTACGGCTTTCGTTCCATCCTTTCACCTTCTTATGCAGATATTTTTTATAATAACTGTTTTAAGAACGGGATGCTTCCAATTGTTTTACCGGAATCTCAAATCGAAGAAATTTTCCAGGCAATTGATAAAAAACCAGGTGCCAATTTAGAAATCGATTTGGAGAACCAGGTTGTCATCACAGAAGAAGGAAAAAAATACCCATTTGAAGTGGATGCATTTCGAAAACACTGCCTCCTCAATGGTTTGGATGACATTGGACTCACCCTACAAAAAGCCGATTTTATTCAAAAATTTGAAGAAAAGAACCAAAAAGAAGTTCCCTGGTTGTACAGAAAGAGTGTATAA
- a CDS encoding patatin-like phospholipase family protein has protein sequence MKDLEGKIHLVSSLPLFRSLSKKEKTWVAESVHIVERERDELLFTAGDSDRSLFLILSGGIKLFLPKKGEGKREEEVQYLKKGEYFGIQALLTGEKHNHTAVTVSESRFLVLSQSEFQKLIQKIPYLSITFSKMLTKSLRGELLGGKEYFRNSVVCLVHSDPITKDRFASELVEKIESESGKKAVILHFSQNGNVSSPHTKTYKFKDADRIKETLGKHYASHSFIFLEVFPETEEELKHLLIDESDHIENLVSLEYKTNLCDSITKDAKENEILYHETNIREILDHGKWDIFIRRKARELSGVEMGVALGGGAALGLAQVGIMKVLDEEGIIPDMISGTSIGAIIGAFWASGLGYKGILPLLGEIDSLFKMFKLVDLSFPGQGLLHGKHVRTLLEKYLGDLYFEDLPIKLRLISCDISTRQEIVLSEGKVLDAVMASISIPGVFVPQPQENGKTYVDGGIVNPLPVSALTQEGIQKIVAINSMPSSKDEMKTNKLLNLNVLDIIVNSLYSLQYRIGKYSAQEADVYLNPILPNSNWFEFWRSKEFIELGETVAKSSLQEIKQLFSEKN, from the coding sequence ATGAAAGATCTTGAAGGCAAAATCCACCTCGTATCGAGTTTACCCCTCTTCCGTAGTCTTTCCAAAAAAGAAAAAACCTGGGTCGCTGAGTCTGTTCACATTGTGGAACGGGAAAGAGATGAACTTCTTTTTACGGCGGGAGACAGCGACAGAAGTTTGTTTCTAATTTTGTCTGGTGGGATCAAATTATTCCTTCCGAAGAAAGGGGAAGGAAAACGGGAAGAAGAAGTACAGTATCTAAAAAAAGGAGAGTACTTCGGCATCCAAGCATTACTAACAGGAGAAAAGCACAACCATACAGCTGTTACCGTAAGCGAGTCTCGATTTCTGGTTTTATCCCAATCGGAATTCCAGAAGTTAATTCAAAAAATTCCATATCTTTCCATCACCTTTTCGAAAATGCTCACCAAATCCTTACGAGGGGAACTCCTCGGAGGAAAAGAATACTTTCGTAATTCCGTTGTCTGTTTGGTGCATTCTGATCCGATTACAAAAGATCGATTTGCTTCGGAACTCGTTGAGAAAATAGAATCCGAATCAGGTAAAAAAGCTGTCATCCTCCATTTTTCGCAAAATGGAAATGTTTCTTCCCCTCATACCAAAACTTATAAATTCAAAGATGCTGACCGTATCAAAGAAACCTTAGGAAAACATTATGCGAGTCATTCTTTTATCTTTTTAGAAGTATTCCCAGAAACAGAGGAAGAACTGAAACATCTGTTAATTGATGAATCTGACCATATTGAAAACTTGGTTTCTTTGGAATATAAAACCAATCTTTGTGATTCGATCACAAAAGATGCCAAAGAGAACGAGATCCTCTACCACGAGACCAATATCCGAGAGATTTTAGACCATGGAAAATGGGATATTTTTATCAGGCGGAAGGCAAGAGAACTTTCAGGTGTGGAAATGGGTGTGGCCCTCGGAGGCGGAGCAGCACTTGGACTTGCCCAAGTGGGGATCATGAAAGTTTTGGACGAGGAAGGGATCATACCCGATATGATCTCTGGAACAAGCATTGGTGCCATCATCGGTGCCTTTTGGGCCAGTGGACTCGGTTATAAAGGGATCCTACCTTTACTCGGTGAAATTGATAGCCTTTTCAAAATGTTCAAACTGGTGGATTTATCCTTTCCTGGACAAGGTTTACTCCATGGGAAACATGTTCGTACTCTTCTGGAAAAGTATTTAGGAGATTTATACTTCGAAGACCTTCCCATCAAACTGCGGCTCATCAGTTGTGACATTTCCACAAGGCAAGAAATTGTACTTTCGGAAGGAAAGGTATTGGATGCTGTTATGGCAAGTATCTCCATTCCAGGAGTTTTTGTCCCCCAACCGCAAGAGAATGGAAAAACCTATGTGGATGGAGGGATTGTCAATCCCCTGCCCGTTTCAGCACTCACTCAAGAAGGCATTCAAAAGATCGTCGCCATCAATTCCATGCCAAGTTCCAAAGATGAAATGAAAACAAACAAACTTTTAAATTTGAATGTACTCGATATCATTGTGAATAGTTTGTATTCACTTCAATATAGAATTGGGAAGTATAGTGCCCAAGAAGCAGATGTATATTTAAATCCAATCCTTCCCAATTCCAATTGGTTTGAGTTTTGGCGGAGTAAAGAATTCATTGAACTCGGCGAAACTGTAGCCAAAAGTTCCTTACAGGAAATCAAACAACTGTTTAGCGAAAAAAATTAA
- a CDS encoding PLP-dependent cysteine synthase family protein, protein MIDPISKGIDDFGNSLLQALNNVQGIFGKELSVAKPIKDNVLQLIGNTPLIRLNRIGSEYSGVQFYLKAEFLNPTGSAKDRTAIAMVLDAEKRGKLKKGMPIILSGAGSSSVSFTWIGKVKGYPVYCLVPLTTPPERVQLLRSYGAEVTVTNESDIVKLTELAEEKAKKMGGYLPDELENPANPNFHFKTTGPEIWRDLQGKVGAVISAPGSGGAITGIGRYLKSQDRRVKVIIAGKQNSAFMEYGKTDNPKERERIRLPAVYDPKLIDHYFHVTKDEALHLQADLYEKEGIFAGLTTGTVITGALRFSETLSESEKNERNPFNIVILSPDRD, encoded by the coding sequence ATGATTGATCCGATTTCCAAAGGTATCGATGACTTTGGCAACAGTTTGTTGCAAGCACTGAATAATGTACAGGGTATCTTTGGAAAGGAACTTTCCGTTGCCAAACCAATCAAAGACAATGTTTTACAATTGATTGGCAATACACCTCTCATTCGTTTGAACCGGATTGGATCTGAATATTCTGGTGTACAGTTTTACCTAAAAGCTGAATTTTTAAATCCAACAGGTTCTGCGAAAGATCGTACTGCCATAGCGATGGTGTTAGATGCGGAAAAACGAGGGAAGTTAAAAAAAGGAATGCCTATCATTCTTTCTGGTGCCGGTTCCTCCTCTGTGAGTTTTACATGGATTGGAAAGGTCAAAGGTTACCCTGTGTATTGCCTAGTTCCCCTCACCACACCACCAGAACGTGTCCAACTCCTCAGAAGTTATGGAGCAGAAGTGACGGTTACGAATGAATCGGATATCGTAAAGCTCACGGAACTAGCAGAAGAAAAAGCCAAAAAAATGGGTGGGTATCTCCCTGATGAATTGGAAAATCCTGCCAACCCCAATTTCCATTTCAAAACCACAGGTCCTGAAATATGGAGAGATCTGCAAGGAAAAGTCGGAGCTGTGATTTCAGCACCAGGATCTGGTGGTGCCATTACTGGGATCGGTCGTTACCTGAAGTCACAAGACAGAAGGGTAAAAGTGATCATTGCAGGAAAACAAAACTCAGCCTTTATGGAATATGGAAAAACTGACAATCCCAAAGAAAGAGAAAGGATTCGCCTGCCTGCCGTTTATGATCCAAAACTCATTGACCATTACTTTCATGTCACAAAAGACGAAGCCTTACACCTGCAAGCCGATCTATATGAAAAAGAAGGTATTTTTGCTGGGCTTACAACTGGGACAGTGATCACAGGTGCTTTACGTTTTTCGGAAACTTTATCTGAGTCCGAAAAAAATGAAAGGAACCCGTTTAATATCGTGATCCTCTCCCCCGACAGAGATTAA
- a CDS encoding MotA/TolQ/ExbB proton channel family protein encodes MSFPFAKSDSIISSVPPQTIPILIILVSIVGFTIIVERLVYYWRLKSIPQDHFRRVRELAREGKWDDAKDVLSQEVQSPAAVLLRMAFDLKRRGVSFWEEDIRQEGFRQIYLMERYLTGLGTIATIAPLLGVLGTVIGIVRSFAEGAGTQGAEVGISEALITTAMGLAIAIPAYIFYNVFTRMKEEKITEMENVTDLVLPHLNR; translated from the coding sequence ATGTCTTTTCCTTTCGCTAAATCAGATTCAATCATTTCATCGGTTCCACCACAAACCATTCCCATCCTAATCATACTTGTGTCCATCGTTGGTTTTACCATCATCGTGGAGAGGCTAGTATACTATTGGAGACTAAAGAGTATCCCTCAGGATCATTTTCGTAGAGTCCGTGAGTTGGCCCGAGAGGGGAAATGGGACGATGCAAAAGATGTCCTAAGCCAAGAGGTACAATCTCCGGCAGCTGTACTCTTAAGAATGGCCTTTGACCTCAAACGTCGCGGCGTTTCTTTCTGGGAAGAAGACATCAGACAAGAAGGTTTCCGTCAAATTTATTTGATGGAACGTTACCTCACAGGTCTTGGAACGATCGCCACCATAGCACCGTTACTTGGAGTTTTGGGAACGGTCATCGGAATTGTAAGATCATTTGCGGAAGGGGCTGGTACCCAAGGGGCAGAGGTCGGAATTTCGGAAGCACTCATTACCACTGCAATGGGACTTGCCATTGCTATCCCTGCTTATATTTTTTATAATGTGTTCACTCGAATGAAGGAAGAAAAAATTACGGAAATGGAAAACGTAACCGATTTGGTCCTCCCACATTTGAATCGATGA
- a CDS encoding ExbD/TolR family protein: MKFRKARKSFNNIELAPLIDVISFIVIYFLMNATLEKNTALKVELPRSSSVAKEKQKDELVITVDKQGKIYLDQNSEPVALEGLTEKINGFLGPEKERDPKKNKVIIRGDGGASYQVVVKVIDAVNAAGVSRFNLAMVKGTSK, translated from the coding sequence ATGAAGTTTCGCAAAGCTAGAAAGTCTTTCAATAACATCGAGCTTGCTCCACTCATCGATGTCATTTCCTTTATCGTAATCTATTTTTTAATGAATGCGACATTGGAAAAAAATACCGCACTCAAAGTGGAGTTACCAAGATCCTCAAGTGTTGCCAAAGAAAAACAAAAAGATGAACTTGTTATCACAGTGGATAAACAAGGGAAAATTTATTTGGATCAAAATTCAGAACCAGTTGCATTAGAAGGTCTGACTGAAAAAATCAATGGATTTTTAGGACCTGAAAAAGAAAGAGATCCTAAAAAAAACAAAGTGATTATTCGTGGGGATGGTGGTGCGTCCTACCAAGTTGTCGTTAAAGTAATTGATGCTGTCAATGCAGCGGGCGTTAGTCGCTTTAACTTAGCAATGGTAAAAGGCACATCAAAGTAA
- a CDS encoding FKBP-type peptidyl-prolyl cis-trans isomerase codes for MKRMKQLFLTLSFFFFVTGLSAEELLIQDTKQGLGKEAIRGTTVVVHYTGKLTNGKVFDSSVDRGEPFSFQLGQGQVIQGWERGIMGMKEGGKRKLTIPPKYGYGDRAVGPIPANSTLVFDVELIKVK; via the coding sequence ATGAAGCGCATGAAACAGTTATTTTTAACTCTTAGTTTTTTCTTCTTCGTAACGGGTCTTTCAGCAGAGGAACTGCTGATTCAGGACACCAAACAAGGATTAGGCAAAGAAGCCATCCGCGGGACAACCGTTGTGGTTCATTATACTGGTAAGTTGACCAATGGAAAGGTTTTTGATTCTTCTGTGGATCGAGGGGAACCATTTAGTTTCCAATTAGGGCAAGGCCAAGTGATCCAAGGTTGGGAACGTGGGATTATGGGCATGAAAGAAGGTGGAAAACGAAAATTGACCATTCCTCCCAAATATGGATATGGTGACAGAGCAGTTGGACCCATTCCTGCCAATTCGACTCTTGTGTTTGATGTTGAGTTAATTAAAGTTAAATAA
- a CDS encoding BamA/OMP85 family outer membrane protein, with amino-acid sequence MKIRNHLKLFSLFILSLLFLVSAEWVSLWSNRSVYLDKVITKIEFKGNINTSSDDILELMDMRPGVQLSQGLLNADMRALFVSGFFYHIDIQGEADGEGVKILVIVKERPRVKDIDFIGADEVFPSDLRDKIPLKENEVITPKKVTLSKEVILKKYRDEGFFLAYVRFETEPVNPETNTVKVKFIIDEGEEIPVSKINIFGNNEIDTYDIQGIMDLKESGIIESGVFKESAFESDKQKIAAYLKSRGYVDAEISNEGTNWEIRWENPKKKDKRVVIVNFKIIEGEQYFYNGYTTNHDLTIAPNGMPQFLNKENNPSGTPKEEWAPVYPVKFLEDQYEFAPADVGEVFDETKFQKDRASINEAYSAKGYLFAQVIPRRKVVELSDASLSRYENCEKRGNSDAVSDCNEEYNRLNVARLRKIYEEEPKLRGKKFIHVDFTIRENNLAFIENIIIKGNKKTQDRVIRRELLFKPGDLFNSSLVNRSRERIFNLGYFKEVNFNMRPGSDETKMNLIIELVEQPTGTVSMGGGYGTITGFSIFTQLGENNLNGTGQQITGRVEFGPIRRYLQISWTEPWFLDKPWSLTLSAFYSSRTLFVGATSITENNNQGIKEVASYERSGVGVSAGIGHRFLINWTHFHRYSPSFFASTRPTSLVSDQVLAEVDRGWQFRSQLTNGIAYDSRDNVFNSTQGFNLIFSVDNVGQFLGGESHFDQFSPILEYYHTWFDYTFFGLIRKNALRRWRVVQQFRTSSVFTFERTPKYRNQDKERIPYIQVQDRLFLGGYESLRGWFFDDKYYPDEWKDGAASRVLFTSELRFPIEPSLLWFVIFFDAGSMYEQINRAVGERKEFFKNYDNLVAAQRFSEPIETYLFENYNSFGKKIPDSPLVVNDPGNLVLSSKNLSMSNFRFSWGFGLRIQIPVLPLRLYFAQRIRYTGVEDRPFGLYPDNNSFQFVFGIGDMRF; translated from the coding sequence TTGAAAATTCGTAATCATTTAAAGCTATTTAGTTTATTTATTCTCTCTTTGCTGTTTTTAGTTTCAGCAGAGTGGGTATCGTTATGGTCAAATCGTTCTGTTTATTTAGATAAAGTCATTACCAAAATAGAATTCAAAGGGAATATCAATACTTCTTCCGATGATATTTTGGAATTAATGGATATGCGCCCTGGTGTCCAATTGTCCCAAGGTTTACTCAATGCCGATATGCGAGCCTTGTTTGTTTCGGGCTTTTTTTATCATATCGATATCCAAGGAGAAGCTGATGGTGAAGGGGTTAAAATTTTAGTCATTGTCAAAGAAAGACCTAGAGTCAAAGACATTGATTTTATTGGAGCAGACGAAGTTTTCCCTTCTGACCTTCGTGATAAAATTCCATTAAAAGAAAATGAAGTCATCACACCGAAAAAGGTAACGCTCTCCAAGGAAGTGATTTTAAAGAAATACCGAGACGAAGGTTTTTTTCTCGCTTATGTTCGATTTGAAACAGAGCCAGTAAATCCTGAAACAAACACAGTTAAGGTGAAGTTTATCATTGATGAAGGGGAAGAAATTCCTGTAAGCAAAATCAATATTTTTGGAAACAACGAGATTGATACTTACGATATCCAAGGCATCATGGATTTAAAAGAAAGTGGGATCATTGAATCGGGAGTTTTTAAAGAATCTGCATTTGAATCTGATAAACAAAAAATTGCCGCTTATTTAAAATCACGTGGGTATGTTGACGCTGAAATTAGTAACGAAGGAACCAATTGGGAAATCCGTTGGGAAAATCCTAAGAAGAAAGACAAACGAGTTGTCATCGTCAATTTCAAAATCATTGAAGGTGAACAATATTTTTATAATGGTTATACAACCAATCATGATTTAACCATTGCCCCGAATGGGATGCCTCAATTTTTGAATAAAGAGAATAACCCTTCCGGAACTCCAAAAGAGGAGTGGGCTCCTGTTTACCCTGTAAAATTTTTAGAAGACCAATACGAATTTGCTCCTGCTGATGTAGGAGAGGTATTTGATGAAACAAAATTCCAAAAGGATCGCGCTTCCATTAACGAAGCTTATTCAGCCAAAGGATATCTGTTTGCCCAAGTAATTCCTCGAAGAAAGGTTGTCGAACTGAGTGATGCGTCGCTCTCCCGTTACGAAAATTGTGAAAAAAGGGGAAATTCCGATGCCGTGTCCGATTGTAATGAAGAATACAATCGATTGAATGTTGCCAGACTTCGCAAAATTTATGAAGAGGAACCTAAATTACGTGGAAAAAAATTCATCCATGTGGATTTTACGATTCGTGAAAACAACTTAGCATTCATTGAAAATATCATCATCAAAGGGAATAAAAAAACCCAAGACCGGGTCATTCGTCGTGAATTATTATTCAAGCCTGGCGATTTATTCAATTCATCTCTCGTCAATCGTTCAAGGGAAAGAATCTTTAACTTAGGTTATTTTAAAGAAGTAAACTTTAACATGAGACCTGGTTCTGATGAAACAAAAATGAATTTGATCATCGAACTTGTGGAACAACCGACTGGAACTGTTTCCATGGGTGGCGGTTATGGAACCATTACTGGATTTTCCATCTTTACACAGTTAGGTGAAAATAACTTAAACGGAACAGGGCAACAAATCACAGGAAGGGTCGAATTTGGACCAATCCGAAGATACTTACAAATTTCATGGACGGAACCTTGGTTTTTGGACAAACCTTGGTCACTTACTTTATCAGCATTTTATTCATCTCGGACTTTGTTTGTGGGAGCAACTTCCATTACGGAAAACAATAACCAAGGGATTAAGGAAGTCGCTTCTTATGAAAGATCAGGGGTCGGTGTCAGTGCAGGGATTGGACATAGATTCCTCATCAACTGGACTCACTTCCATAGATATTCACCTTCCTTTTTTGCATCCACAAGGCCAACATCTCTTGTTTCGGATCAGGTTCTTGCTGAGGTAGATCGCGGGTGGCAGTTTCGATCCCAATTGACAAATGGTATCGCGTATGATAGCCGGGATAATGTTTTCAATTCAACTCAAGGTTTTAATTTAATTTTTTCCGTTGATAATGTTGGGCAGTTTCTCGGTGGAGAAAGTCATTTTGACCAATTTAGTCCCATCTTAGAATACTATCATACTTGGTTTGATTATACTTTCTTTGGGCTTATCCGAAAGAACGCGCTCAGAAGATGGCGTGTCGTCCAACAATTCCGTACTTCTTCTGTGTTTACGTTTGAAAGAACTCCCAAATATAGAAACCAAGACAAGGAAAGAATTCCTTACATCCAAGTGCAGGATCGATTGTTCCTCGGTGGATATGAATCACTTCGGGGATGGTTTTTTGATGATAAATACTATCCAGACGAATGGAAGGATGGAGCTGCCAGCCGGGTTTTATTCACATCAGAACTCCGATTCCCGATAGAACCTTCATTATTGTGGTTTGTCATCTTTTTTGATGCGGGTTCGATGTATGAACAAATCAATCGTGCTGTGGGAGAACGAAAGGAATTTTTCAAAAACTACGATAATTTGGTGGCCGCACAAAGATTCTCGGAACCCATTGAGACGTATTTATTTGAAAACTATAACTCCTTCGGTAAAAAAATTCCTGACTCACCACTGGTCGTAAATGACCCAGGAAATTTAGTTTTATCGAGTAAAAACCTTTCCATGTCGAATTTTCGATTTTCATGGGGTTTTGGATTACGGATCCAAATTCCAGTTTTACCACTTCGATTGTATTTTGCACAAAGGATCCGTTATACGGGAGTCGAAGATCGGCCTTTTGGTTTGTATCCTGATAATAATAGTTTCCAGTTTGTTTTTGGAATTGGGGATATGCGATTCTAA
- the recN gene encoding DNA repair protein RecN: MITHLKIKDFALFESLELSLSDGLTVFTGESGAGKSLIFDALASLFGGRCSTANIRQGKDRYSLQAVLSLTGQNLTKDYLMEQGFRYTGDEILITKELMKDGKARVKIGESLASTTHLRELGKTMAEIHCQNEQLFLLEKSNQLEFLDRFGNLESLKFKFKSALQQYRHWKQKLSDFEETRKTMLKRKEILEYEVEEIEAISPKDGEEESLSSEESLLANGEKLAENYRLVLEELSEKENSILKVFPSLIHAIQKVTILIPEKREMLDEWEEVYDRLKSLKSVIREEEEELFFSPERLDMVQARLQDLKKLKKKYNVSIGEIHQLLEEKKSELERWKEQAGDEDFLRIKKDQCLVELKELGFQLSKLRRNAISQFEEEVQREMLDLGLEGGKLQVVLRWEENPEGEVEEGSKSYFLSDAGLDQIEFYFSANPGEKPRPLRKVASGGELSRVMLALRSVLGKQAPSPQMLVLDEVDTGLGGEAAEAMATKLKKLARNSQILLITHTQQVAAAGDHQIKIEKRQEGGRTVSEASVLDFEERKRELARMIGGKQLTSAVLKAATDLLMKKAG, encoded by the coding sequence ATGATCACACATTTGAAAATTAAGGATTTTGCTCTATTTGAATCCCTTGAACTTTCCCTATCGGATGGTCTCACCGTCTTCACCGGAGAATCTGGTGCTGGAAAATCTTTAATTTTCGATGCATTGGCTTCTTTATTTGGAGGTCGTTGTTCCACTGCGAACATTAGACAAGGTAAGGATCGGTATTCCTTACAGGCGGTCCTTTCCTTGACCGGGCAAAATTTGACAAAAGATTATTTGATGGAACAAGGCTTTCGTTATACGGGAGACGAAATCCTAATTACCAAAGAACTGATGAAAGATGGAAAAGCGCGTGTCAAAATTGGGGAGAGTCTAGCCTCCACCACTCATTTACGAGAGCTTGGAAAAACCATGGCAGAGATCCATTGCCAAAATGAACAACTTTTCCTTTTAGAAAAATCAAACCAATTGGAGTTCCTTGACCGTTTTGGGAATTTAGAATCCTTGAAGTTTAAGTTCAAATCGGCCCTCCAACAGTACAGGCATTGGAAACAAAAACTTTCTGATTTCGAAGAAACACGTAAAACCATGTTGAAGCGAAAGGAAATTTTAGAATATGAAGTGGAAGAAATTGAAGCGATTTCCCCAAAAGATGGGGAAGAAGAAAGCCTAAGTTCCGAAGAAAGTTTACTCGCCAACGGAGAAAAATTAGCGGAAAACTATCGTTTGGTTTTGGAAGAACTTTCGGAAAAAGAAAACTCCATTTTGAAAGTATTCCCAAGCCTCATCCATGCCATCCAAAAAGTGACCATCCTCATTCCTGAAAAAAGAGAGATGTTAGATGAATGGGAAGAAGTCTATGACAGACTCAAATCCTTGAAGTCTGTCATTCGAGAGGAAGAAGAGGAGCTCTTTTTTAGCCCCGAAAGATTGGATATGGTACAAGCAAGGCTCCAAGATCTGAAAAAACTCAAGAAAAAATACAATGTGAGCATCGGGGAAATTCACCAACTTTTAGAAGAGAAAAAGTCGGAATTAGAGCGTTGGAAGGAACAAGCAGGGGATGAAGATTTTTTGAGGATCAAAAAGGACCAGTGCCTTGTGGAACTCAAAGAACTCGGATTCCAACTTTCCAAGCTCCGAAGGAATGCCATCTCCCAATTTGAGGAAGAAGTGCAACGTGAAATGCTCGACCTCGGACTCGAAGGGGGAAAACTCCAGGTGGTCTTACGTTGGGAAGAAAACCCCGAGGGTGAGGTAGAGGAAGGATCAAAATCCTATTTCCTTTCAGACGCTGGTCTTGACCAAATTGAGTTCTATTTCAGCGCCAATCCTGGGGAAAAACCACGACCTCTCCGCAAAGTGGCATCTGGAGGGGAACTCTCGCGAGTGATGTTAGCACTCCGAAGTGTCCTTGGAAAACAAGCTCCCTCTCCTCAAATGTTGGTCCTAGATGAGGTGGATACAGGCCTTGGCGGAGAAGCTGCAGAAGCAATGGCAACCAAGCTGAAAAAACTAGCAAGGAACTCCCAAATTTTACTCATCACTCATACCCAACAAGTGGCGGCAGCGGGTGACCATCAAATTAAGATCGAAAAACGGCAAGAAGGTGGTCGGACTGTCTCGGAAGCCTCTGTTTTGGACTTCGAAGAGAGGAAACGGGAACTGGCGCGAATGATCGGAGGAAAACAACTCACCTCGGCGGTTCTCAAGGCGGCGACAGATCTTTTGATGAAAAAAGCGGGTTAG